The following are from one region of the Thermococcus cleftensis genome:
- a CDS encoding DUF996 domain-containing protein: MTVNIKSEKNYGLIGSVLVIVGGFLGIIPYIGIIMSTVSLIGQILILLSLKGIGEKLGDDRPFKYYLYSVVSGIAGAIIAIVFMAIGILSIPAFIDEADSISTVGIAFLGIGVLVLLAAAIVGIYYAIKTWRTMYGLTGVEEFDKTATWMLWGAVTLVLFGLGLILLLVAAVYQILAFSNLPEEIETGEMATSGQIF, encoded by the coding sequence GTGACAGTGAACATTAAGAGCGAAAAGAACTACGGATTGATAGGTTCAGTCCTTGTGATAGTCGGTGGGTTTCTGGGCATAATACCCTACATCGGGATAATAATGAGCACGGTTTCCCTCATTGGGCAGATTCTCATACTCCTCTCCCTCAAGGGAATAGGTGAAAAGCTCGGGGACGACAGGCCCTTTAAGTACTACCTTTATTCAGTCGTCTCGGGTATAGCAGGCGCCATCATCGCGATAGTCTTCATGGCCATTGGAATCCTCTCAATCCCGGCCTTCATCGATGAGGCCGACTCAATTTCCACCGTTGGAATAGCCTTCCTGGGCATCGGCGTCCTTGTCCTGCTGGCCGCGGCGATAGTTGGCATCTACTATGCCATCAAGACCTGGCGCACGATGTACGGGCTGACCGGCGTCGAGGAGTTCGATAAGACCGCGACGTGGATGCTGTGGGGTGCGGTGACCCTCGTCCTCTTCGGTCTCGGACTGATACTCCTCCTGGTTGCGGCCGTCTACCAGATACTGGCCTTCTCCAACCTCCCAGAGGAGATAGAGACTGGGGAGATGGCAACATCTGGCCAGATATTCTGA
- the nuoI gene encoding NADH-quinone oxidoreductase subunit NuoI encodes MPARVVGEEKVKIKKSFVKPWMGVKYLFKRPVTIKIPFEKIDAAPKYRGFHTLDWKKCVGCNFCGQICPARAIEMTWLEVDGKMEKRPHPKVDYGRCTFCQFCVDVCPTGALGFSENYILTTDGTEDALELFDWVPIHPDKVRELNEKFGDYYFPVVKIERLEDDTYRYHLRDGDVIEFKILGYGIRPPKKPAAKPSQKSVEKKEASTSAKKEEKPAGKAEAKSGEKK; translated from the coding sequence ATGCCGGCGAGAGTAGTGGGTGAGGAAAAGGTCAAGATCAAGAAGTCCTTCGTCAAGCCCTGGATGGGGGTTAAGTACCTCTTCAAGAGGCCCGTCACTATAAAGATACCCTTCGAGAAGATAGACGCCGCACCAAAGTACAGGGGCTTTCACACCCTGGACTGGAAGAAGTGCGTTGGCTGTAACTTCTGCGGCCAGATATGCCCGGCAAGGGCAATAGAGATGACCTGGCTCGAAGTGGACGGAAAGATGGAGAAGAGGCCACACCCGAAGGTGGACTACGGCCGCTGTACCTTCTGCCAGTTCTGTGTTGACGTCTGTCCCACAGGGGCGCTCGGATTCAGTGAGAACTACATACTCACGACGGACGGAACGGAGGACGCGCTGGAACTCTTCGACTGGGTGCCCATTCACCCGGACAAGGTCAGGGAGCTCAACGAGAAGTTTGGGGACTACTACTTCCCGGTCGTCAAGATCGAGAGGCTCGAGGACGACACCTACCGCTACCACCTCCGCGATGGTGACGTGATTGAGTTCAAGATACTCGGCTACGGCATAAGACCTCCCAAGAAGCCGGCGGCAAAGCCTTCACAGAAGTCGGTAGAGAAGAAAGAGGCCTCCACATCGGCGAAGAAGGAAGAGAAACCCGCCGGAAAGGCTGAGGCTAAATCTGGGGAGAAGAAGTGA